Sequence from the Corallococcus sp. EGB genome:
CGGCACCGCCGCCTTCTTCCTGTCGAAGGTGGAGGTGCTGGGCCTGGCGCGGTACTCGGACGCGGTGGTGCGGAAGGGCGCGGAGGCGCAGCTGGCCGTGCGCGCCACCACGCTGTCCGGGAAGCCCTACGGCGTCACCACGGGCGAGGTGGCCTTCGTGCTGCGCCGCGCGGACGGCAGCGAGAAGACGCTGGGCACGCAGGCCTTCACCACGCAGCAGGACGGCACGTCCCGGCAGAAGGTGCCCACGGCCGACGTGGGCACGGTGCTCGCGCGCGTGACGGTGAAGGACAAGAAGGGCGAGGCGTGGACGGGCGAGGAGTCGCTGCTCGTCATCGGCGGCGCGGACGAGCCCGTGGCGCAGGTGCCCAACCTCACGCTCGCGTCGCTGTCCGGCTCGCTGGCGCCGGGTGACAGCGCGAAGCTGGTGGCGCTGATGCCGGACGCCTGGGGGCCGGGCGGCCGGGACGCGGGGCCGGTGTGGGTGACGCTGACGGGCGCGGGCCTGTATGGCACCTCGATGGTGCAGCTGAAGGGCCGCACGCTGGTGCACGACTTCCCGGTGGAGAAGCGCTTCGGCAGCGCGGTGTACGCGTCCGTGGCGTACCCCACGGCGACGGGCCGCTGGGAGGAGCGCACGGTGGCCTTCCGCATCGTCCCGAAGGAGCGCACGCTCACGGTGGCGCTGCAGCCGCGCCGCTCGGAGGCGCTGCCGCTCACGGAGCAGGCCATCGACGTGCGCGTCACCGACAGCGACGGCAACGGCGTGTCCGCGCAGCTGTCCGTGGGCGTGGTGGACAAGGCCGTGTACGCCATCCAGTCCGAGTTCCGCCCCGGCGTGCTCGACTTCTTCTACCCGCCGGCGCGCGACAACGTGACGAGCTTCTACTCGGCGGAGTTCCAGGGCTACGGCTACGGCGAGCAGCTGGCGCGCAAGATGGCGGGGCTGCCCGACCATGCGTTCGCGTCCATCAAGCCGCCCAACCGCAACGCGAAGGACCTGGAGAAGGACACGGCGCACTGGGACCCGGCCGTGGTGACGGACCGCGACGGGCGCGCGACGGTGCGCTTCACGCTGCCCTCCAACCAGACGCTGTGGGTGGTGACGGCGGTGGCGGCGGACACGTCCGGCCGCTTCGGTGAAGGCACGGCGGAGTTCGCCACGCGCGGCGGGCTGAACGTCTACGCGGCGCTGCCGCAGTTCCTGCGCGAGGGCGACGAGGCGCTCGCGTCCGTGCGGCTGGCCGCGGGTGAGAAGTCCAAGGGCAGCCAGATGTTGGACGTCAGCCTGCGCCCGGGCGGCGCGCTCCAGGCGGAGGCGCTGCAGCGCAAGCTGGAGCTGGGCGAGGGCGGCGAGCAGGTGGTGCCGGTGACGCTGCGCGCGGCGAAGACGGGTCCGGCGCAGCTCGCGGTGGACGTGGCGGGCGGCAAGGACCCGTTGCGCGACCTGAAGCGCTTCGACGTGGCGCCGGCCGCGGTGGAGGATCCGGTGCAGGTGAGCGCGTGGGGCGGCGGCGCGCTGGCGCTGGAGGCGCCGGAGGCGGCCACGCTGACGCGCGTGGAGCTGGTGCTCCAGCCCTCCACGGTGGACGCGGCGCTCACCAACGTGCGCGAGCTGCTCACGTATCCATACGGGTGCCTGGAGCAGCTGGTCTCCACGACGGTGCCCAACGTGGCGGTGTACCAGGTGCTCCAGAAGGCCGGCGCGCTGGACAAGCTGGACCCGGAGTCGCAGGCGCTGCTGGCGGAGGCGCGCAGCCGCTCCGTGCAGGGCACGGCGCGCATCCTCGGGCTCGCGGTGAAGGGCGGCGGCTTCACCTGGTTCGGCGGCTACAACGAGCCGAGCCTGCCGCTCACGCTCATCGCGCTGGACGGCCTGGCGTACGCGTCCGAGGCGGGGCTGGTGGACCGCGACGACGCGCGCATCCAGGAGAGCGCGAAGTGGCTGGAGGCGCAGGCGAACCTGCCGCCGGAGTACGACGCGACGCGCGCCTACGTGCTGGCGCGCCTGCAGGGGCCGCGTCAGGCGGCGCGGGTGCGCGCGCTGGTGGAGGCCGCGAAGCCGGGGGATTTGTACCCGCTGGCGCTCGCGGTGCTGGCCGCGGAGAAGGCGGGCGTGATGAAGGAGCCCGGCCTCCAGGAGCGCATCCAGGGGCTGGTGAAGGAGAGCAACGAGGGCTTCGCGAAGCTCGCGGGGCTCAAGGGGGACGCGGAGACGTCCGAGGCGTTCTACCGCTACCCGCTGCGGCGCGTGGGCCTCACCGCCATCACCGCGCACGCGGCGTCGTTCGGCACGCTGGACATCACGCGCGCGCGCAAGCGCATCCTGGAGATGCTGAGCGAGCCGGGCCTGTCCACCTTCGACCGGAGCACGGCGCTGTTGCACTCGCTCTGGCTGGTGGAGCGCGACGCGAAGGCCTTCAAGGGCATGGCGCCGCCGGAGGTGAAGGGCGCGTCGGCGCCGGTGAGGTTCTCGCCGCGCGGCATGGGCCTGGTCGCCACGCTGCCGGCGGGCACGCGCACGGTGGACGTGGGCGGCTTCGACGGCGTGGCCACGCTGCGCGCCGCCGCGGCGACGCCGCTCAAGGACGTGCAGCCGCGCGTGAACGGCATGTCCGTGGAGCGCGCGTACTACGTGCTGCGCGAGGGCGGGAAGGTGAAGCTGGAGGCGGGCGCGTCCGTGACGCAGGGCGAGGAGGTCTACGTGGAGCTGAAGCTGGACGCGCGCGGGGAGAACCGGGCGCGCTCGGCGTACTACGTGGTGGAGGACGCGGTGCCGGCGGGCTTCGTTCCGCTCCAGGAGGACAAGGTCTTCCGGGGGCCGCCGCACTCGCTGCCGCTGGCGCCGGAGGCGCTCAAGCGCCGGCAGCTGGACCCCTCGCACGCGACGTTCTTCTTCGAGGAGCCGGCGTGGTGGAGCGACAGCCCGCGCACGGTGGGCTACGTGATGCGCGCGCAGTTCGCGGGCACGTTCGCGGCGCCGCCCGCGACCATCGAGGACATGTACTCGGCGCGCATCCGGGGCCGCACGGCGTCAGCCGTGTTGAAGGTGGTGCCCTCGAAGACGTCCGTGAGCGACCTGTAGCCCATGGGGTGGGCCGTCGCCGTCGCCGTGTTGTTGTCGGCCTCGCCCACCTTCGTCACGCGGGGGGACGTGACCCCGGAGGCGGACCTGCGCCGAGAGGCCCAGGCCGCCTGGACGTCGCTGGAGGCGCAGTACGCGGCGCAGGCGGGAGGGCTTCCCAAGAGGGCCCCCGCCACCGTGTCACTCCAGGGGGGCACGTCGCTCGCGCCCGAGCGCAACGCGCAGGGGCGGCCTGGCGTGGTGGAGCTGCGGCAGAACACGCCCGGCGTGCTGGACGCGAGGACGCGCACGGCGCTGCGGCATGAGCTGGCGCACCAGTTGCTGTGGTGGGCCTGTCCCGCGTCCAGCGAGGACCGGCTGTTCCACGAGGCCTTCGCCCTGACGGTGAGTGGCGAGCTGCCCGCCTGGCGCGACGGCCCGTACCAATCCCTGACGAGCGCGGCGCAGGCGGTGGCGAGCGCTCCGTCGGTGGACACGCCGCGAGCGAGGAGGGGACTGGCGCGCATCCTGGGAGAGCACGCGGGGTTCCCCGCCGCGCTGACGCGCAGGCTGCGCCAGTGTCATGACGGCGCGCGATGGGCCGCGCCCCTGACGGTGGAGGAGCTGGCGGACGTGGCGGTGCTCGCGCCGGAGCCGGCCACGGTGGTGGTGAGCCGGCACTCGGGAGAGGTGCTGTTCGCCGAGGGCGATGTCCGCCGCGCGGTGCCCTATGGCTCCTCGCTCAAGCCGTTCCTGTACGCCGCGGGGACCGCCCTCGCGCGAGCGGACGCAGGGGCTTCACCTCGCGGCGCCAGCGACCCCGGAGGAGCTGTCACGGCTGCCGGAGCGAGTCCCCCGGTCCAGGGCGCGGCCGCTGGTGCTCCAGAGGCCCACGCGCCTCCGCTGCTCCCGCCGCGCCCGGGCGTGCAGGAGTGGGCCTGCGGCGCGGGGCTTCCTGCGAAGGTGGATGCACGGCTCGCGCTCCTGCGCTCCTGCAACGGCTGGTTCCTGGACTGGGAGGCCACGGGCCGCGCGCCCGGGGACTTCGGCGTCTGGGGCCCCGTGCTGTCCTCCGTGGGGCTCACCGGCCTGCCCGCGGACATGACGGAGGCCATCGGGCTTCGCTCCGCGCACGGGCTGTCCCCGTGGGGCATGGCGCAGGCGTACCGGCTGCTCGCGGAGGCGCGGCCGGACGTGCTCGCGCTGCTCACCGGCAACGTGGACGAAGGCACGCTCAGTGGCCTCGCCACGTCGAAGGCGCTGAAGGGCGTCGCCACCAAGACGGGCACGGTGCGCGACGCCGCGAGCCGCCCCCAGCTCGGGTGGATCGCCGCCGTGGACGCGGACCTCGTCGCCGTCCTCGTGCGGCCCGGCAAGATGCCCCGGCACTTCGTGGACGAGCTCCCCGCGCTCCTCGCCCGCGTGCGCCAGCAGGCGGGGCTGGACGCCGCGCGCGTGCAGGTGCTCGGCCTGCTGCCGTCCGCGACCGTGGAGGCCCGCTGCGCGGGCGCGGGCTTCTTTCTCGATGACGGCACCCCGCGCGCCGCACCCGCGGACTTCTCGCGCCTGGACGCGCTCACCGCGAAGGGGCCCGCCGTCTGCCTGGGCGGCCCCTGGCGCGTGCGCTTCCCGGACGGCCCCGACGGAGGCCGCGACTACGCGGGCGTCTTCACCTGGTCCACGCCCCCTCCGTACCGCCAACCCCCCGGCGTGCCCACCACGCCCAGCGCCCTCAAGGCGCGGCGCGGCTCCGACTTCGTCTTCCGCACCACGCGCGTGCAGTACACCGCCGGCGTCATCGCCGCCGAGGACGTCACGCTCCAGGGCGAAGCCCGCGTCGCCCTGGCCCGCGTGGCCGCGCACAACGAACGCCACGCCGACACCCGCCACCCCGGCCGCGCCGTCTGCGACACCACCCACTGCCAGGCCTTCCGGGGCACCGTGCGCGTCCGCCCGGAAGACTCCCGCGCCCTCCAGCGCAAGCCGCTGAAGTGGGACGCGTGGCTCACCTTCTCGCAAGGCGGCGACACCCCGTGGAGCGAGGTCCGCCCCCGCGCGGAGGTGGAGGCCCTGCTGGGCACGAACCTCGTCTCCCTGCGCTTCGACTCCGGCCGCGTGCGCTACCTGTGCACCGAAGGCACCCCCGCCGCTCCCTACGAGGACGCGCGCTCCCTCCCGTGCGACACGCTGCGCGCCGGCCTCAGGCTCCCCTCCTGTCCCCAGCGCGCCTCCTTCGACGGACCCCAGGTCCGCTTCGAGGGCCAGGGCCGCGGCCACGGCGAGGGCCTGGACGTCGAAGCCGCCAAGGCCAGCCCCGGCCTCTCCAGCGACGCCCTCCTGGAGCGCGCCTTTGGAGCCCGGGGCCCCCCGCCGCCCACCCCCTGAGTCCTCCCGCCGCCGCCCCCACCTGAACCCCGTGGGCTCTCTGTCACCCACACGGGAAACCACGAAATACGAGCTGACACGGGCTCCTGATAACAGCTATTACGGAAGAATACCGTAGCGCTGTTTGGTGCGAGGGGCCCAATGGCGGAGGGAATGAGCGAGGCGGAGGCCACGCGGCGCGCGTTGGAGGCGTTGCCGGAGGGCCTTCGGGTGCGCTGGGTCCAGGAGGGCCGCGGGGCCTGGGTCCTGGGCTGTCAGGACTCGAGGCCGAACCTGCACGCGCCCCGGGGCGAGGAGGTGCTCATCCAGGGCGAGCTGTGGCTGTTGGGGGCCCGCTACGTGGAGGGCGCGGTGCCGCGAGGCGCCCTGCGGGTGTGGCTGCTGGAGGGCCCGGTGCGGCACGTGCTGGCCGCGCGCGTGGCGGTGTGCGGCGACGACCTGACGCTGGGGCTGGGGCCCCCTGGGGCGCGGGTGCCGTCGGCGCGCGTGGTGTGTCAGCGCGTGGAGTGGCGGCCGTACTCGGTCGCGAACGCGGCGCCGCTGGCGGCGGGCTTCGTGGACCTGTGGCGCGGCCTGGGCCGGGGCGCACGGCTGGAGCGGCTGGTGCTGGAGGTGGAGGGCGTGGTGGAGGGATGCGCGCGCGTGTCCCCCTTCGTGGAGGTGGAGGCGGACCGCAAGAAGTGCAGCCGGAGCTCCGCGACCCGCCATCCGCTGCCAGCCTTCGAGGTGTCCTCCGCGGACGTGCTGCGCGACTGCCGCCTGTGGCTGCGCGCGACGGCGCACGCGCTGACCCGTGAGGCGCCCTTCCTGCGCGAGGTGTATCTGCCCGCGGGTGACGGCGCGCCCTCGTCGCCGGAGGCCACGGCCGCGAGCGAATCGGTGGGCGCGCTGCTGGAGCGGCGGCTGCGCTGGGCGGACGCGTGGCTGACGCCCTCCGCGCTGCTGGAGCTGGAGGTGTCGCGCGCGGTGCCCGAGGACGCGGGCGCCGGGGCGTGCTGGCTCACCGCGCGCTTCGAGCAGGCGCAGACGGGCGGGGCGGCCACCACCGTCACGCTGTTCGACACGCCCGTCTTCTCCCCGGAGGTGCTGTTGGTGCTGCGCGGCTGGGCCCAGGCCACGGCGCAGCGGCGCGGCGCGGTGGTCCGCGGCCTGCTGTCCGTGGAGTGACGCCGCCTCATCCGTTCCATCCATGGGGCCTCGCCCCCTGGGGTGGGGCGCTCGGCCAGGCGGCCCTGGCAACCGGCAAACGTGTCCACACCTTGCCTACGTCAAAACATTCATCCGCTTGAAGGCGGGGGAGGCAGGGCCCATGGGCAAGGCGAACTGGAAGACGCAGGCGGTGGCGGCGGCGGTCATGACGGGTCTGATGGGCTCCGCGGCTCATGCCCAGGACCAGACCAAGCAGCAGAAGCACGAGATGGAGCGGGGCAAGGCCGTGGGCAAGGCGGCCGCCAAGCGCGTGCAGTACGTGGGCAAGCTGGCCGTCTTCAACAACCGGCAGATCAAGCTGGCGCAGCTCGCGGAGCAGCAGGCGTCGGACCCGCAGGTCAAGCAGTTCGCCACCAAGCTGCGCGAGGAGCATGAGCAGAGCCAGAGCCGCCTGCGCGACTGGGCCCAGCAGAAGCAGATCGAGGTCAGCGCGCTCACCGACAACAACATCACCTCAGAGGAGATGATGGGAACGGGCGGCTCCGGCGTGCAGCAGGGCTACCAGGAGAAGATGCAGGGCACCGGTGAGAAGCTGGGCCGGGCTCACGACAAGACGACCGAGGAGATCAACACGCTCCAGGCGAAGCAGGGCCCCGAGTTCGACAAGGCCTTCGTGACGCGCATCGCGGAGGACCAGAAGAAGGGCATGTCCCTGCTCGAGGAGGGCCACAAGGAGTACAAGAACGACGCCACCTTCCTGGCGCTCCTGGGCCAGGAAGAGCGCATGGTCCGCGGCAACGAGACGCAGGCGAAGGAACTCGAGAAGCAGATGAAGCACGTGAAGTAGCCGTGCCCGCGTGTGTAGCGCGGTGGGCGCCGGGCCGCCGGGCCGGTTGACTCGGCCAGGTCCGGCGCCTATCCCCTTCCAGATGCGCACGGCACGCGTGGCGGTGGGGGTGGCATGGGGGGCGCTGCTGGGCGCGTGTCACGCGTCCGTGCCGGCCTCCCCCGCGGTCCCGCTCGTGGGCGCGACGCCCGCCGGCCCCTTCGCCGGCGACGCGCGCACCCTCTTCGACGGCTGCGTCCCGGTCCCGGACAGCGCCACGTCGCGCACGTACCGCTGCGGCGCGCTCTCCGTGTGGCTGCACGAACAGCCCGGCCTGAGCGAGGCGCAGGCCGTGGACTCCGGGCGCGCCCGCGTCCACGCACGGCTGGGCCCGGACCTCACGGAGGCCCGGGGCGAGCTGCCGCTCGGCGGACAGCCGCACCCCTCCTTGCGCTTCGAGCAGTGCTCCGGTGCGGACGGCGAGGGAGGCTGCCCGGTGGGCGGCTACGTCACGGCGGTGACGCCCCTGGCGGGCCACGTGCGGCAGCTGGGCTGCGTGGCGCGCGACGACGTCCGCGCGGGGCTGGGCCGGTGTCTGGAGTTGTTCGCGTACCTGGCCACGCGGGGCAACCCGGAGGGCGACACGCTGTCTCCGTCCGCGCTCGTCACGCCGCCCCGGCTGCCGTGGCGGGTGCTGTACCTGCCGGAGGGCTGCGAGCTCGCGGACTCGACGACGCGCGCGGGGAGGATCCGCTGCGCCGGGTCCACCTTCTCCTGGAGCGTCTTCCTGCCGGCGTGGCCCGGCGCGGACCAGGTGGAGCGCTGGCGCGACCGGAGCGTGGAGGAGCTGCGCGATGCGCTCCCGGGAGCCCGTCCGGTGGCGTTGCGCGACTGCTACGTGGAGGGCATGGCCACGCGCTGCGCCCGGTTCACCGCGCCCTCTCCGGACGGAAGCGGCGATGTCCAGGTCTGGGCCGGCGGCGTGGACCAGGGCGACTGGGGCCTGTTCGCGGCGTGCAGCCTTCCGGCGAGCGCGTCCTTCCCCTTTCCGGCCGCCTGCAACGGCGTGTTCGCTCCGCGCTGAAGGGACGTGGCGTTCGTGTTCCAACTGCAAGGGGTGTCCAAGCGCTTCGGTGCCGCGCAGGCCCTGCACCCGCTGAACCTGAACCTGCCGAAGGGGGCCACCACGGTGCTCATCGGTCCCAGTGGCTGCGGGAAGTCCACGCTCCTGCGCCTGCTCAACGGCCTCTTGCGGCCCGACACGGGGCGCGTGCTCTTCGACGGGCAGCCCCTGCCGGAGGACGCGGGCGCGCTGCTCGCCGTGCGCCGCCGCGTGGGCTACGCGCTCCAGGGCGGAGGGCTGTTCCCGCACCTCACCGGCGCGAGCAACGTCACGCTGATGGCGCGGCACCTGCGCTGGCCGGAGGCGCGGATCCGCGAGCGGCTGGCCGGGTTGATGGACCTGACGCGCTTCCCGGCGGACGCGCTGGAGCGCTTCCCGGGCGAGCTCTCCGGGGGCCAGCGGCAGCGCGTGGCGCTGATGCGCGCGCTGATGCTGGACCCGGACGTGCTGCTGCTGGATGAGCCCCTGGGCGCGTTGGATCCGCTGGTGCGCCATGACCTCCAGGCGGACCTGCGCGGCATCTTCGAGCGGCTGGGCAAGACGGTGGTGCTCGTCACGCACGACCTGGCGGAGGCGGCCTTCCTGGGCAACGGCATCGTGCTGATGCGCGAGGGCCAGGTGGTGCAGCAGGGCGCGCTGGAGGACCTGGAGGCGCGGCCCGCGGAGCCGTTCGTCACGCGGTTCATCCAGGCACAGCGTCCGCTGCCGCTGGGGAGGCCGGCATGATGCGCGCGCTGTCGCTCGCGTGGCTGCTGCTGTGCGGCGTCGCGTGCACGGGCACTGGCGGTGGCGGACCCCAGGTGCGCGTGGGCTCCAAGAAGTTCACCGAGTCCGTCATCCTCGGGGAGATGGTGGCGCAGGTGGCGAACGACGCGGGCGCGCGGGCCTCGCACCGGCGCGAGCTGGGCGGCACCACGGTGCTGTGGGAGGCGCTGCGCCGGGGCGAGCTGGACGTCTATCCCGAGTACACCGGCACGCTGCGGCAGGAGCTGCTCGTGGGGCGCGCGCTGCCGGACGACGCGGCGCTGCGCCAGGCGCTCGAGGGCGAGGGCCTGCGGATGAGCGCGTCGCTGGGCTTCAACAACACCTACGCGCTGGGCATGAAGGAAGCGGAGGCGGAGCGGCTGGGCATCCGGCGCATCTCCGACCTGAAGGCGCACCCGGAGCTGCGCGTGGGCTTCAGCAACGAGTTCATGCAGCGGGGCGACGGCTGGCCCGCGCTGCGCGACGCGTACGGCCTGCCCCAGCGCGACGTGCGCGGCCTGGACCACGACCTGGCCTACCGGGGCATGGAGAGCGGCGCCATCCAGCTCACGGACCTGTACTCCACGGACGCGGAGGTGGCCGCCTACGGGCTGCGCGTGCTGGAGGACGACCGGCACCACTTCCCCGCGTACGACGCCGTGCTCCTCTACCGCGCGGACCTGGAGACGCGCGCGCCCCGAGTGGTCCAGGCGATGCGCCGGCTGGAGGGCTCGCTGTCGGAGGCGACAATGGTCCAGCTCAACGCCCGCGCGCGGCTGGAGCGAGTGCCGGAGGCGCGGGTGGCGGCGGACTTCCTCCAGGCGTCGCTGGGCCTGACGACGGAGGTGCGCACGGACGGGCGGGGTGCGCGCCTCTGGCAGCGCACGCGCGAGCACCTGTTCCTGGTGGGGCTGTCGCTGGCGGCGGCCATCGCGCTGGCCATTCCGCTGGGCGTGGTGGCCGCGCGCCGTCCGCGTTTGGGGCAGGGCGTGCTGGGCCTGTCGAGCGTCATCCAGACGGTGCCGTCGCTGGCGCTGCTGGTGTTCATGATTCCGCTGTTGGGCATCGGCTCGAAGCCGGCCATCGCGGCGCTGTTCCTCTACAGCCTGCTGCCCATCGTGAGGAACACGGCGGCGGGGCTTCAGGGCATCCCGTGGGAGGTGCGCGAGTCCGCGGAGGCGCTGGGCCTGCCGTCCGGCGCCCGGCTGTGGCGCATCGAGCTGCCCATGGCGGCGGCGTCCATCCTCGCGGGCATCCAGACGGCGG
This genomic interval carries:
- a CDS encoding MG2 domain-containing protein, translated to MKTSVRFAALAALLVSGVALAKPLYITVPRSYGSSEPVAVDVAFEDKGPVELRVLQPANLDAFIRAQGDLRRAYETPPTLLNPGRGLSRGLNAVRSPGITLMEALSPAFRQEVSDSLPPAPDASSSGAPLAKVAEGPEKLVGTPPGFSVVRSQWLNLDLGGANRDFNVPGFDTGDSGSGFQERRVLLAPLPAGTYVLQLVQGRVEGQVVLVVSDVTVQLKQTDGQVLVRVAGRDQQPRAGAQVQVYLPAGKGPSGTTDDKGEVTLAVTEPRIIATVTAGKDTAIVDTDFYSALAVAPDVFIYSDRPIYKPGNEVKFRGLVRQPDTFLARLFTPKKRDVRVKLVSQEGREVVTRAAVDEFGAFNGTLKVPDDLGTGVLRIEADLDEHPHQGEARVQDYVKPTFYLEVQPRSETVVPGQTVAVTVRARRYAGGVPKGAKYEVFLYRSLLDAPAWVDDSGRGGQGSAVTYGTASSSEGKLSVPERLYSSVAERQATDDPWSSASAFNADGEAEVEVAVPALQPGEERLPYRYSLTVRARDDQETFANGTAAFFLSKVEVLGLARYSDAVVRKGAEAQLAVRATTLSGKPYGVTTGEVAFVLRRADGSEKTLGTQAFTTQQDGTSRQKVPTADVGTVLARVTVKDKKGEAWTGEESLLVIGGADEPVAQVPNLTLASLSGSLAPGDSAKLVALMPDAWGPGGRDAGPVWVTLTGAGLYGTSMVQLKGRTLVHDFPVEKRFGSAVYASVAYPTATGRWEERTVAFRIVPKERTLTVALQPRRSEALPLTEQAIDVRVTDSDGNGVSAQLSVGVVDKAVYAIQSEFRPGVLDFFYPPARDNVTSFYSAEFQGYGYGEQLARKMAGLPDHAFASIKPPNRNAKDLEKDTAHWDPAVVTDRDGRATVRFTLPSNQTLWVVTAVAADTSGRFGEGTAEFATRGGLNVYAALPQFLREGDEALASVRLAAGEKSKGSQMLDVSLRPGGALQAEALQRKLELGEGGEQVVPVTLRAAKTGPAQLAVDVAGGKDPLRDLKRFDVAPAAVEDPVQVSAWGGGALALEAPEAATLTRVELVLQPSTVDAALTNVRELLTYPYGCLEQLVSTTVPNVAVYQVLQKAGALDKLDPESQALLAEARSRSVQGTARILGLAVKGGGFTWFGGYNEPSLPLTLIALDGLAYASEAGLVDRDDARIQESAKWLEAQANLPPEYDATRAYVLARLQGPRQAARVRALVEAAKPGDLYPLALAVLAAEKAGVMKEPGLQERIQGLVKESNEGFAKLAGLKGDAETSEAFYRYPLRRVGLTAITAHAASFGTLDITRARKRILEMLSEPGLSTFDRSTALLHSLWLVERDAKAFKGMAPPEVKGASAPVRFSPRGMGLVATLPAGTRTVDVGGFDGVATLRAAAATPLKDVQPRVNGMSVERAYYVLREGGKVKLEAGASVTQGEEVYVELKLDARGENRARSAYYVVEDAVPAGFVPLQEDKVFRGPPHSLPLAPEALKRRQLDPSHATFFFEEPAWWSDSPRTVGYVMRAQFAGTFAAPPATIEDMYSARIRGRTASAVLKVVPSKTSVSDL
- a CDS encoding DUF4142 domain-containing protein; this encodes MGKANWKTQAVAAAVMTGLMGSAAHAQDQTKQQKHEMERGKAVGKAAAKRVQYVGKLAVFNNRQIKLAQLAEQQASDPQVKQFATKLREEHEQSQSRLRDWAQQKQIEVSALTDNNITSEEMMGTGGSGVQQGYQEKMQGTGEKLGRAHDKTTEEINTLQAKQGPEFDKAFVTRIAEDQKKGMSLLEEGHKEYKNDATFLALLGQEERMVRGNETQAKELEKQMKHVK
- a CDS encoding ATP-binding cassette domain-containing protein: MFQLQGVSKRFGAAQALHPLNLNLPKGATTVLIGPSGCGKSTLLRLLNGLLRPDTGRVLFDGQPLPEDAGALLAVRRRVGYALQGGGLFPHLTGASNVTLMARHLRWPEARIRERLAGLMDLTRFPADALERFPGELSGGQRQRVALMRALMLDPDVLLLDEPLGALDPLVRHDLQADLRGIFERLGKTVVLVTHDLAEAAFLGNGIVLMREGQVVQQGALEDLEARPAEPFVTRFIQAQRPLPLGRPA
- a CDS encoding glycine betaine ABC transporter substrate-binding protein — protein: MRALSLAWLLLCGVACTGTGGGGPQVRVGSKKFTESVILGEMVAQVANDAGARASHRRELGGTTVLWEALRRGELDVYPEYTGTLRQELLVGRALPDDAALRQALEGEGLRMSASLGFNNTYALGMKEAEAERLGIRRISDLKAHPELRVGFSNEFMQRGDGWPALRDAYGLPQRDVRGLDHDLAYRGMESGAIQLTDLYSTDAEVAAYGLRVLEDDRHHFPAYDAVLLYRADLETRAPRVVQAMRRLEGSLSEATMVQLNARARLERVPEARVAADFLQASLGLTTEVRTDGRGARLWQRTREHLFLVGLSLAAAIALAIPLGVVAARRPRLGQGVLGLSSVIQTVPSLALLVFMIPLLGIGSKPAIAALFLYSLLPIVRNTAAGLQGIPWEVRESAEALGLPSGARLWRIELPMAAASILAGIQTAAVINVGTATLGALVGAGGYGQPILTGIRLDDVGLILEGAVPAAVLALVVSGLFEAVERALVPRGLRG